A DNA window from Setaria viridis chromosome 2, Setaria_viridis_v4.0, whole genome shotgun sequence contains the following coding sequences:
- the LOC140221852 gene encoding uncharacterized protein, producing the protein MVVGRSGQEEAKVKDRDIPGCGGFRTKPLQNVDDLTIMFGDIINDEKDYWNPMTSNPIIPQNDETPIDVDIDVGENLDGGGNDIHVYPAEEDNEGAAVNDIEEMSPSIGNGKRRSRVIINKGKKAKTGTALVIQEKLSEIAEQAKAFTSKKVGEVTVEQVMDLVLDCGVGYGTDEHFIATELFVKKDQRDMFMTLPTKDIRFGWLTRKFNAKYRN; encoded by the exons ATGGTCGTGGGAAGAAGCGGCCAGGAAGAGGCCAAGGTCAAGGACAGA GATATCCCAGGATGCGGCGGCTTTAGGACAAAACCTCTACAAAATGTGGATGATTTGACAATTATGTTTGGTGACATCATTAATGATGAAAAAGATTATTGGAACCCTATGACTTCGAACCCTATCATACCCCAAAATGATGAGACTCCTATTGATGTAGACATTGATGTTGGTGAGAACCTTGATGGCGGTGGGAATGATATTCATGTGTACCCAGCAGAAGAAGACAATGAAGGTGCTGCTGTGAATGACATTGAGGAGATGTCTCCATCCATTGGCAATGGAAAAAGAAGATCGAGGGTTATCATAAACAAAGGTAAGAAAGCAAAAACAGGAACCGCACTTGTCATTCAGGAAAAATTGAGTGAGATAGCTGAACAAGCGAAGGCTTTTACATCAAAGAAGGTTGGCGAAGTTACTGTTGAACAAGTAATGGACCTTGTTTTGGATTGTGGTGTGGGGTATGGTACCGATGAGCATTTCATTGCCACTgagttgtttgtgaagaaaGATCAGAGGGACATGTTCATGACCCTTCCCACTAAGGACATTAGATTCGGTTGGCTTACAAGGAAGTTCAACGCTAAATACAGGAATTGA